One Sediminicola sp. YIK13 DNA segment encodes these proteins:
- a CDS encoding WD40/YVTN/BNR-like repeat-containing protein: MKYLSVIIGLLFLVSCDEKPKSLQFKSVTIDTMYEDSLSIRAIELMDGSLAFVADKGTFGSVDLKKGIVRTKVQTYDSILPQFRAVAHTATDFFMLSVSNPALLYKTGDQGDMDLVYKEEDEKVFYDAMKFWNDKEGLAVGDSMDGCMSIIITRDGGKTWRKIPCSELPKASEGEGAFAASNTNIDMIGDNTWLATTKGNIYYSQDKGKTWEVFTTPMLKDKETEGIYSIAFFDSKLGVAIGGDYTKPENKIANKALTKDGGKTWQLVADGKEPGYMSCVQFVPNGAGLDMVAVGFNGISYSGDMGANWKKLSDEPFYTLRFLNDSIAYAAGSGRIAKLTFK; the protein is encoded by the coding sequence ATGAAATATTTATCAGTAATAATTGGACTTTTGTTTCTTGTTTCCTGTGATGAAAAGCCCAAATCCCTTCAATTTAAATCGGTTACGATAGATACTATGTATGAGGATTCCTTGAGTATCCGTGCCATTGAACTCATGGATGGCAGTTTAGCCTTTGTGGCCGATAAAGGTACGTTCGGGTCAGTAGATTTAAAAAAGGGCATTGTAAGAACCAAGGTGCAAACCTATGATAGTATTCTCCCACAGTTTAGGGCCGTGGCTCATACGGCGACCGACTTTTTTATGCTATCAGTATCTAATCCGGCATTGCTATACAAGACCGGAGATCAGGGGGATATGGATTTGGTATACAAGGAAGAGGATGAAAAGGTATTTTATGATGCTATGAAGTTTTGGAACGATAAGGAAGGCCTTGCCGTGGGCGATAGTATGGACGGATGTATGTCTATTATCATCACTAGGGATGGAGGCAAAACATGGAGGAAAATTCCTTGTAGCGAGTTGCCGAAAGCTAGCGAAGGAGAAGGGGCCTTTGCCGCCAGTAATACAAACATAGATATGATAGGGGATAACACGTGGCTGGCAACTACCAAGGGAAATATCTATTATTCCCAGGATAAGGGAAAAACATGGGAAGTTTTCACCACCCCTATGCTCAAAGACAAGGAAACCGAAGGAATCTATTCCATTGCTTTCTTTGACTCAAAATTAGGGGTTGCGATTGGTGGGGATTATACCAAGCCAGAAAATAAGATTGCCAATAAAGCGCTCACCAAGGATGGAGGTAAAACTTGGCAATTGGTGGCTGACGGTAAAGAACCTGGCTATATGAGCTGTGTTCAATTTGTTCCCAACGGAGCTGGTTTGGATATGGTAGCTGTTGGTTTTAACGGTATCTCCTACTCGGGAGATATGGGGGCAAACTGGAAAAAACTGTCCGATGAACCATTTTATACCCTACGCTTTTTAAATGATTCCATAGCCTACGCAGCAGGAAGTGGACGAATAGCAAAATTAACGTTTAAGTAA
- a CDS encoding RsmB/NOP family class I SAM-dependent RNA methyltransferase produces the protein MRLHRNLVFGVIDALNFIFNENEYADKVVEKVLKYDKRWGARDRAFIAETTYDIVRWKRLYTEIAEVKAPFNRPDLFRIWAVWAVLRGIELPDWKQIEPTPTRRIKGKFDELSKIRKFRESVPDWLDELGEEALGEELWTKELHALNQQADVVLRANTLKTTPIKLHDILLELNVDTEFIKGYPSALKLKERSNVFTTDAFKEGLFEVQDASSQLVAEFLDVKPGQRVIDTCAGAGGKTLHLAALMENKGQLIALDIYSRKLSELKRRAKRAGAHNVETREIDSTKVIKKLHNSADRVLIDAPCTGLGVLRRNPDAKWKMQPDFLEKVIATQKQILSDYSKMVKPGGKLVYATCSILPQENKEQVKTFLESEEGKDFILIRDKNVYASVEGYDGFYMALLQRK, from the coding sequence ATGCGATTACATAGAAATCTAGTATTTGGGGTTATTGATGCGTTGAACTTTATCTTTAACGAGAATGAGTATGCAGACAAGGTGGTGGAAAAGGTATTGAAGTACGATAAGCGATGGGGAGCTAGAGATAGGGCATTCATAGCTGAAACCACGTATGACATTGTACGATGGAAGCGATTATACACGGAAATTGCCGAAGTAAAGGCGCCATTCAATAGACCAGATTTATTTCGCATTTGGGCGGTTTGGGCTGTTTTGAGAGGAATAGAACTTCCTGATTGGAAACAGATAGAGCCAACTCCGACACGTAGGATAAAAGGAAAGTTTGATGAACTTTCAAAAATCAGAAAATTTAGGGAGTCTGTGCCAGACTGGTTGGATGAATTGGGTGAAGAAGCCTTGGGAGAAGAGTTGTGGACCAAAGAATTACATGCCTTAAACCAGCAGGCCGATGTTGTTTTAAGGGCAAATACGCTAAAAACAACGCCTATAAAATTGCACGATATCCTATTGGAACTCAATGTAGATACAGAATTTATCAAAGGCTATCCAAGTGCATTAAAGTTGAAGGAGCGTAGCAATGTATTTACCACCGATGCCTTTAAAGAAGGTTTATTTGAGGTTCAGGATGCATCTTCCCAATTAGTAGCTGAATTTTTAGATGTAAAACCAGGCCAGAGGGTCATTGATACCTGTGCAGGTGCCGGAGGCAAAACCCTTCATTTGGCAGCACTAATGGAAAACAAAGGTCAGCTTATTGCCCTTGACATATACTCACGCAAACTTTCTGAACTCAAAAGACGCGCCAAACGTGCCGGAGCACACAACGTAGAGACAAGGGAAATAGATTCTACCAAGGTCATCAAAAAACTGCACAATAGCGCCGATAGGGTGCTCATTGATGCACCATGTACTGGCTTGGGGGTATTGAGAAGGAATCCCGATGCCAAATGGAAAATGCAGCCCGATTTCTTGGAAAAAGTTATCGCTACGCAAAAACAAATCCTCAGTGATTACAGTAAAATGGTAAAACCAGGAGGTAAATTGGTATACGCAACCTGTTCTATCCTACCACAGGAAAATAAAGAACAAGTAAAGACATTTTTGGAATCTGAAGAAGGAAAAGATTTTATCTTAATAAGGGATAAGAACGTTTATGCCTCCGTTGAAGGTTATGATGGCTTCTACATGGCCTTATTACAACGGAAATAG
- a CDS encoding amidohydrolase: MKHYFKKSTSGLLLILFIGIVNFGFSQKKYSDKQVEKLKVEAAQIVQANYKRAQVMVDKVFSFSELGFQEIESSRYLTGLLKENGFEIENSISGIPTAWFARWSNGEGPVIALGSDVDCIPKASQYPGVAYHKPIVDGAPGHGEGHNSGIPLNITSALAVKQLMERENIKGTLVIWPGIAEELVAAKAWYVRDGLFDNIDMCIFTHVGDNLEVSWGPTKGTGLISVEYSFEGEAAHSAGSPWRGRSALDAAELMNIGWNYKREHLHPLKRSHSIFTDAGDQPNVVPSKASIWYYFRDITYEGIMEMYKEANNIAEGAALMTGTKVTSKVLGTAWPRHYNKVIAESMYSNIQKIGMPTWSEADQTLAKAVQKEVNSDKLEGLNTVLDPLGLPVEEPVSGGSDDIGDVSWKVPTVTLRFPSNIPGLQGHHWSNAIAMATPIAHKGVVAGAQAEAMTILDFLLKPVLLTKAWDYFNNEQSKETKYQPMITEADMPPSYLNQDKMEKYRPQLEQFYFDEDKYDTYLEQLGVSYPTLKE, from the coding sequence ATGAAACATTATTTTAAAAAGTCAACGAGCGGATTGCTACTTATCCTATTTATTGGTATTGTAAATTTTGGTTTTTCCCAAAAGAAATATTCTGATAAACAGGTGGAAAAATTAAAAGTCGAAGCCGCCCAAATTGTTCAGGCCAATTATAAACGGGCCCAGGTCATGGTCGATAAAGTATTCAGTTTTTCGGAACTTGGTTTTCAGGAAATAGAATCTTCCAGATATTTGACAGGATTGCTAAAAGAAAATGGTTTTGAGATTGAAAATTCCATTTCTGGGATTCCTACCGCTTGGTTTGCTAGATGGAGCAATGGCGAAGGACCTGTAATTGCCCTGGGTAGTGATGTGGACTGTATTCCAAAGGCATCCCAGTATCCGGGCGTTGCCTATCATAAGCCTATAGTTGATGGTGCCCCGGGACATGGGGAAGGCCACAATTCAGGCATCCCCTTAAATATCACATCTGCTTTAGCTGTAAAGCAGCTAATGGAACGGGAGAACATAAAAGGCACTTTGGTTATTTGGCCGGGTATTGCCGAAGAATTGGTGGCAGCCAAGGCCTGGTATGTAAGGGATGGCCTGTTTGATAATATCGACATGTGCATTTTTACGCATGTGGGGGACAATCTTGAAGTTTCCTGGGGCCCGACAAAAGGAACAGGTCTCATCTCAGTGGAATACTCTTTTGAAGGAGAGGCTGCCCATTCGGCAGGATCCCCATGGAGGGGGCGTAGTGCTTTGGACGCCGCGGAGCTAATGAACATTGGTTGGAATTATAAAAGGGAGCACCTGCATCCCTTAAAAAGGTCACACTCAATATTTACAGATGCAGGAGATCAACCAAATGTAGTGCCTTCCAAGGCTTCCATCTGGTATTACTTTAGGGATATTACTTACGAAGGCATCATGGAAATGTACAAGGAGGCCAATAACATTGCAGAAGGTGCAGCCTTGATGACAGGTACTAAAGTGACTTCAAAGGTATTAGGAACGGCATGGCCGAGACATTACAATAAGGTGATTGCCGAGAGCATGTATTCCAATATTCAAAAAATTGGCATGCCAACCTGGTCAGAGGCCGATCAAACTTTGGCCAAGGCCGTGCAAAAGGAGGTGAATTCAGATAAATTGGAGGGCCTAAACACGGTCCTGGATCCTTTAGGGCTACCAGTGGAAGAGCCTGTTAGTGGAGGTTCCGACGATATAGGCGATGTTTCCTGGAAGGTGCCAACCGTTACCTTGCGCTTTCCTTCCAATATACCAGGATTGCAAGGGCACCATTGGAGCAATGCCATCGCCATGGCCACACCTATAGCCCATAAGGGAGTTGTGGCAGGGGCACAAGCAGAGGCGATGACTATTTTAGATTTTTTGCTCAAGCCGGTTCTATTGACGAAGGCATGGGATTATTTCAATAACGAACAGAGCAAAGAAACCAAATACCAACCCATGATCACGGAAGCCGATATGCCACCGAGCTATCTAAATCAGGACAAAATGGAAAAATATAGACCTCAATTGGAACAATTTTATTTTGATGAGGATAAATACGATACGTATCTAGAGCAACTCGGGGTAAGTTATCCAACCCTAAAAGAGTAG
- the purL gene encoding phosphoribosylformylglycinamidine synthase, which translates to MIHFFGDINTKVFAVQSNTALSKEDISKLTWLFGNQPQINTASLDAFFVGPRAAMITPWSTNATEITQNMGVSGIIRIEEFKASDKDSSDFDPMLLQKYSALTQDIFSVKIEPEAVLEIDDIAAYNEQEGLALSSEEVDYLDQMSNKIGRKLTDSEVFGFSQVNSEHCRHKIFNGTFVIDGVEKPSSLFKLIKKTSQEHPGDIISAYKDNVAFVKGPTVVQFAPKSADKPDFYGESNFESVISLKAETHNFPTTVEPFNGAATGAGGEIRDRLAGGKGSLPLAGTAVYMTSYSRLEENRPWEKAIKERDWLYQTPMDILIKASNGASDFGNKFGQPLIVGSVLTFEHEEDARTLGFDKVIMQAGGIGYGKMDQALKDTPKIGDKIVILGGDNYRIGMGGAAVSSADTGEFGSTIELNAIQRSNPEMQKRAANAIRGLVESEHNPIVSIHDHGAGGHLNCLSELVEDTGGNIDLDKLPVGDPTLSAKEIIGNESQERMGLVIGKKDVDMLHRIADRERSPMYEVGDVTGDKRFTFQSKTTGEKPMDLDLSDMFGSSPKTIMTDTTINRKYKSPEYSLEHFHEYLGQVLQLEAVACKDWLTNKVDRCVGGKVAKQQCAGPLQLPLNNCGVMALDYKGKEGIATSIGHSPISGLINPAAGSRNSIAEALTNIIWAPIKDGLQSVSLSANWMWPCKNEGEDARLYEAVKAISDFAIALGINVPTGKDSLSMKQRYKNAEVISPGTVIISAAAHCTDITKVVEPVLQRNGGDIYYINLSQDNFKLGGSSFAQIRNTIGDEAPTVKDAENFKNTFNTIQRLIGEGKIIAGHDVASGGLITTLLELCFADTQLGSKLDLSSLNESDTIKLLFAENAGIVFQGKDASIEKVLKDAGVAFHKIGSVVEDAILSIKNNSVEMGLNINSLRDTWFKTSYLLDRKQTANNLAQVRYENYKNQPLRYNFPSHFDGSLKNLVGSQVPGQSKTKAAILREKGSNSEREMANAMYLAGFDVKDVHMTDLISGRETLEDIQFIGAVGGFSNSDVLGSAKGWAGAFKYNEKANLALKKFFSRPDTLSIGICNGCQLFMELDLINPDHKEHGKMTYNDSNKHESGFTSVEIQKNNSVMLSSLEGANLGVWISHGEGKFKLPMSKENYEIVANYGHEGYPANPNGSDYNTAMLCDKTGRHLVTMPHIERSIFQWNWAHYPAGRKDEVSPWLEAFVNARKWVETQKKS; encoded by the coding sequence ATGATTCATTTTTTCGGGGACATAAATACCAAAGTTTTTGCAGTTCAGAGCAATACTGCGCTTTCTAAAGAAGACATCTCTAAATTGACCTGGTTGTTCGGCAACCAACCTCAAATAAACACGGCGTCTCTAGACGCCTTTTTTGTTGGCCCAAGAGCAGCTATGATAACGCCTTGGAGTACAAATGCAACGGAAATAACTCAAAATATGGGTGTTTCTGGCATTATTAGGATTGAAGAATTCAAGGCCTCAGATAAAGATTCCTCGGATTTTGACCCTATGCTTTTACAAAAGTACAGCGCCTTGACCCAGGATATTTTTTCGGTAAAAATTGAGCCTGAAGCAGTCTTGGAAATCGATGATATAGCGGCCTATAATGAACAGGAAGGCTTGGCATTAAGTAGTGAAGAAGTAGATTATTTGGACCAAATGTCCAATAAAATTGGTCGAAAACTAACAGATTCAGAGGTTTTTGGATTCAGTCAGGTCAACTCAGAACATTGCAGACATAAAATTTTCAATGGGACTTTCGTCATAGATGGGGTTGAAAAACCATCCTCCTTGTTCAAACTCATAAAAAAAACATCTCAAGAACACCCAGGCGACATTATATCTGCCTATAAGGACAATGTGGCTTTTGTAAAAGGCCCAACCGTTGTACAATTTGCCCCAAAAAGTGCGGATAAACCAGATTTTTATGGGGAGAGCAACTTTGAATCTGTCATCTCTTTAAAGGCAGAGACCCACAATTTTCCCACCACTGTAGAACCTTTTAATGGTGCCGCTACAGGTGCCGGAGGAGAGATCAGGGACCGTTTGGCAGGTGGAAAAGGATCGTTGCCATTGGCCGGAACTGCAGTTTACATGACCTCCTATTCCCGTTTGGAAGAAAATAGACCTTGGGAAAAAGCCATCAAAGAGCGGGACTGGTTATACCAAACCCCAATGGATATCCTGATCAAAGCATCTAATGGTGCTTCTGATTTTGGCAATAAATTTGGACAACCCTTAATTGTAGGTTCTGTCCTTACCTTCGAACATGAAGAAGATGCAAGGACCTTAGGGTTTGACAAGGTGATTATGCAAGCTGGCGGTATTGGTTACGGAAAAATGGATCAAGCCCTTAAAGACACCCCTAAAATTGGGGATAAAATAGTTATTCTTGGTGGTGACAACTACCGGATCGGAATGGGTGGTGCAGCCGTTTCCAGTGCCGATACCGGTGAATTTGGATCTACGATTGAGCTCAATGCCATACAACGTTCCAATCCCGAAATGCAAAAACGTGCGGCAAACGCCATACGTGGGTTGGTAGAAAGTGAACATAATCCTATTGTATCCATTCATGACCACGGTGCTGGCGGGCACCTTAATTGTCTTTCCGAATTAGTGGAAGACACAGGAGGAAACATTGATCTTGACAAATTGCCCGTGGGTGACCCTACTCTTTCCGCAAAGGAAATTATCGGTAATGAATCCCAAGAGCGAATGGGATTGGTGATCGGAAAAAAAGATGTGGACATGCTTCATCGCATTGCAGATAGGGAACGTTCTCCAATGTACGAAGTAGGTGACGTTACCGGCGATAAACGCTTTACCTTCCAATCAAAAACTACTGGTGAAAAGCCAATGGATCTGGATCTTTCCGATATGTTCGGAAGCTCTCCCAAGACCATTATGACCGATACCACCATCAATCGAAAATATAAATCCCCCGAGTATTCCCTGGAACATTTCCATGAGTATTTGGGTCAGGTCCTACAACTGGAGGCCGTAGCCTGTAAAGACTGGCTGACCAATAAGGTTGACCGTTGTGTTGGAGGAAAAGTAGCCAAACAACAGTGTGCAGGACCATTACAGTTACCTTTGAACAATTGTGGGGTAATGGCCTTGGATTATAAAGGGAAAGAAGGAATTGCAACCTCCATAGGGCACTCCCCCATTTCTGGCCTTATAAATCCGGCGGCTGGTAGTAGAAATAGTATCGCCGAAGCGCTTACCAATATTATCTGGGCACCGATAAAAGATGGATTACAATCGGTTTCATTATCGGCCAACTGGATGTGGCCCTGTAAAAATGAAGGGGAAGATGCAAGATTGTATGAGGCCGTGAAAGCGATTTCAGATTTTGCCATTGCATTGGGCATCAATGTGCCCACTGGAAAGGATTCTCTTTCCATGAAGCAACGTTATAAAAACGCAGAGGTAATATCTCCTGGAACGGTTATAATTTCAGCAGCAGCCCACTGTACTGATATTACCAAGGTGGTAGAACCGGTTTTACAGAGAAATGGTGGGGATATCTATTATATCAATTTATCCCAAGACAACTTCAAATTGGGCGGCTCATCCTTTGCCCAAATACGCAATACTATTGGGGACGAAGCACCAACCGTTAAAGATGCGGAAAACTTCAAGAATACTTTTAATACCATTCAGCGTTTAATCGGGGAAGGTAAAATTATTGCAGGTCACGATGTGGCATCAGGTGGACTCATCACAACCCTTTTGGAATTGTGTTTTGCCGATACCCAATTGGGGTCCAAGTTGGATTTGAGCAGCCTGAACGAATCAGATACCATCAAATTATTATTTGCGGAAAATGCAGGTATTGTTTTTCAAGGAAAAGATGCTTCCATAGAAAAGGTATTAAAAGATGCCGGAGTGGCATTTCACAAAATAGGTTCAGTAGTAGAAGATGCTATCCTATCCATTAAAAACAATAGCGTTGAAATGGGATTAAATATCAATTCCCTTCGCGATACCTGGTTCAAAACCTCCTATTTGTTGGACAGGAAACAAACCGCCAATAACTTGGCTCAGGTTCGATACGAAAATTATAAAAACCAACCTTTACGATATAATTTTCCATCTCATTTTGATGGAAGTCTCAAAAATCTGGTTGGATCACAGGTCCCCGGTCAATCGAAAACAAAGGCAGCTATTTTAAGGGAGAAGGGAAGTAATTCTGAACGCGAAATGGCAAATGCCATGTATTTAGCTGGTTTTGACGTAAAGGATGTTCATATGACCGATCTTATCTCAGGACGTGAAACCTTAGAAGATATTCAATTTATTGGTGCCGTTGGAGGCTTCTCCAATTCGGACGTATTGGGAAGTGCCAAAGGATGGGCAGGCGCCTTTAAATACAATGAAAAAGCGAATTTGGCCCTTAAAAAATTCTTCTCCAGACCTGATACCTTATCCATAGGAATATGTAATGGTTGTCAACTATTTATGGAACTGGATCTTATCAATCCAGATCATAAGGAACATGGAAAGATGACCTATAACGATTCCAATAAACACGAAAGTGGATTTACATCAGTAGAGATACAAAAGAACAATTCAGTAATGCTTTCTTCTTTGGAAGGCGCCAATCTTGGAGTTTGGATCTCACATGGGGAAGGAAAATTTAAATTACCAATGTCGAAAGAGAACTATGAGATCGTAGCCAATTACGGTCATGAAGGCTATCCTGCCAACCCCAATGGATCAGATTACAATACCGCTATGCTTTGTGATAAAACTGGAAGGCATTTAGTAACTATGCCCCACATAGAACGTTCTATATTCCAATGGAACTGGGCACACTATCCTGCAGGAAGAAAAGACGAAGTATCCCCATGGTTGGAGGCTTTTGTCAATGCAAGAAAGTGGGTAGAAACACAAAAGAAAAGTTAG
- a CDS encoding AMP-dependent synthetase/ligase, with protein MQTITRLFDFPYYQLEKYNLEKSLVTKYDGEWIATSTKEYIDKANTVSRALLRLGVKPNDKIAVISLSNRTEWNIMDVGILQLGAQNVPIYPTISEEDYKYVLNHSEAKYCFVSCNEVYNKVKAVKGDTPHLLDVYSFDSISDCKNWNEILELGADTSNQAEVDALKDQVQPHDLATLIYTSGTTGRPKGVMLSHDNVVSNAIESSKRFPIMDGKAKALSFLPVCHIYERMIMYLYQYRGVSIYFAESIEKISDNLKETEPHVMTAVPRLLEKVYDKIIAKGTELGGIKKKLFFWAVDVGLKYEPYGQNGWFYEQKLALARKLIFSKWKAGLGGNLDLIASGSAALQPRLARIFNAAEMGVMEGYGLTETSPVVSVNDMRNGGFKIGTVGKLIERTEVKIAKDGEICVKGPQVMLGYYKETEKTEEVLIDGYFHTGDIGELDSEGFLKITDRKKEMFKTSGGKYVAPQLLENRFKQSRFIEQIMVVGEGEKMPAALIQPDFEFVRNWAKLHEITVGDNKDLVTNKKVVERFQEEVDLANENFAKWEKVKQFRLTPEAWTIEGGHVTPTLKLKRKIIKEKYLNLYHEIYGNPDAR; from the coding sequence ATGCAAACAATCACTCGCCTTTTTGACTTTCCCTATTATCAATTGGAGAAATATAATTTAGAAAAGTCCTTAGTTACCAAATATGATGGAGAATGGATTGCCACTTCCACCAAGGAATATATCGATAAAGCAAATACGGTTAGTCGTGCCCTACTGAGACTGGGTGTGAAACCGAATGATAAGATCGCAGTTATTTCATTGAGCAATAGGACCGAATGGAATATCATGGATGTTGGTATCTTACAGTTGGGTGCCCAAAACGTACCTATATATCCTACGATTTCAGAAGAAGATTATAAATATGTACTAAACCATTCGGAAGCAAAATATTGTTTCGTCTCTTGTAACGAGGTATATAATAAGGTTAAAGCGGTAAAAGGAGATACACCACATTTATTGGACGTTTACTCATTTGACTCCATATCGGATTGTAAAAACTGGAACGAAATCTTGGAATTAGGAGCCGACACTTCCAACCAAGCTGAAGTAGACGCCTTAAAAGATCAAGTACAGCCACATGACCTTGCCACATTGATCTATACCTCAGGAACTACAGGAAGGCCCAAAGGGGTTATGTTGTCCCATGACAACGTTGTGAGCAATGCTATAGAAAGTTCAAAACGATTTCCAATTATGGATGGAAAAGCCAAGGCTTTGAGTTTTCTTCCGGTATGCCATATTTATGAAAGAATGATCATGTACCTCTACCAATACAGAGGTGTAAGCATCTATTTCGCAGAATCAATTGAAAAGATCAGTGACAACCTCAAAGAGACCGAACCTCATGTTATGACAGCCGTTCCCAGGCTCTTGGAAAAGGTTTACGATAAAATAATTGCCAAGGGAACAGAACTGGGTGGTATCAAAAAGAAGCTGTTCTTCTGGGCTGTGGATGTTGGATTGAAGTATGAGCCCTATGGACAAAATGGTTGGTTTTATGAACAAAAATTAGCTTTGGCTCGCAAACTTATTTTTAGCAAATGGAAGGCTGGACTTGGGGGCAATTTAGATCTTATCGCTTCAGGTAGTGCAGCTTTACAACCTAGATTGGCCAGAATTTTCAATGCGGCCGAAATGGGGGTTATGGAAGGCTATGGTCTTACGGAAACATCTCCGGTGGTTTCGGTGAACGATATGCGCAATGGTGGTTTTAAGATTGGTACCGTTGGGAAATTGATAGAACGTACAGAAGTAAAAATTGCCAAAGATGGAGAAATCTGTGTCAAAGGACCACAGGTAATGCTCGGTTATTATAAAGAAACAGAAAAAACCGAGGAGGTACTCATAGATGGTTATTTCCACACGGGGGACATTGGTGAATTGGATTCAGAAGGGTTTTTGAAAATCACGGACCGTAAGAAAGAAATGTTTAAAACCTCCGGCGGTAAATATGTGGCACCCCAACTTTTGGAAAACAGATTTAAACAGTCGCGCTTTATTGAACAGATCATGGTGGTGGGCGAAGGAGAAAAAATGCCTGCCGCACTAATTCAACCCGATTTTGAATTTGTTAGAAATTGGGCAAAGCTGCACGAAATAACAGTTGGCGACAATAAAGACTTAGTGACCAATAAAAAGGTTGTTGAAAGATTCCAAGAAGAAGTAGACCTGGCCAACGAAAATTTTGCCAAATGGGAAAAAGTGAAGCAGTTCCGCCTAACTCCAGAAGCTTGGACCATTGAAGGAGGCCATGTAACTCCGACGCTAAAATTAAAGCGGAAAATAATAAAGGAAAAATATTTGAATCTTTACCATGAGATCTATGGCAATCCAGATGCCAGATAA
- a CDS encoding MarR family winged helix-turn-helix transcriptional regulator, translating into MKDITVDYALRATWQAVTKMYNEEAKNYDTTMAIGFTLLSIDPKTGTPSTALGPKMGMEATSLSRIIKSIESKGLIERKPNPEDGRGVLIHLTPLGLEKRKLSKEVVMRFNEVVKLNIPNEKLQHFFEVTDSINKLIAEKKVYIKNSTTK; encoded by the coding sequence ATGAAGGACATTACTGTAGATTATGCACTAAGAGCAACCTGGCAGGCAGTCACCAAAATGTATAACGAAGAAGCTAAAAACTATGACACTACCATGGCTATAGGTTTCACGTTGCTCAGCATTGACCCAAAGACCGGTACGCCTTCTACTGCTTTAGGACCAAAAATGGGAATGGAGGCAACTTCACTCTCTAGGATAATAAAGAGTATTGAGTCCAAAGGATTGATAGAGCGCAAACCCAACCCAGAAGATGGCAGGGGCGTCCTTATTCATTTGACCCCACTAGGCTTAGAGAAAAGAAAATTATCAAAAGAGGTGGTCATGCGCTTCAATGAAGTGGTTAAGCTCAATATCCCAAACGAAAAACTTCAGCATTTTTTTGAGGTAACGGATTCAATCAACAAATTGATTGCAGAAAAAAAAGTCTATATAAAAAATTCAACAACCAAATAA